The Oscillatoria sp. FACHB-1407 genome includes a window with the following:
- a CDS encoding NB-ARC domain-containing protein, translated as MEEFEPDKSGVIFEKDVLSFIDALIFTTTGRPLSTVEILVLQGSWNHQKYPQIAAQHGYTTDYLKNDIGPQLWKQLSQALNEKVSKTNVRAVLLRRFSSKDLPADTLSNPSIWQSELPPDTAQVPTVPPSLSHNLPPRQTQLIGRQAELMQLLKWLSFDYPIPHMGIVGTGGVGKTTLLVEAAYHCLQTRPGKPFGAWGAIASPFETIVFTSAQVQRFTTSGILPRLRCERTLRDILRTLARTLHCPEVPSTSFAEAYDQILQFLENRRTLLLIDNLDTLEEQQEVFSFIQELPGTVKVLISSRHVVPFPQISLEGLPQTEALQLIQYQAHEKGAQVDLREAHKLYQITGGVPAAIGYAVSQRAMGYSLEEAIPHFQQSTSDFVQFYLSGTIHSLQGKAAGSLLKALALFVKPAVREAVRFVAGIQGAIAAMDGLAQLQKLSLIQQEQGRLTMLPLTRGYVFHELATDFMFEQVARSRWIEWYVNYAQTHGGKDWREWQDYQALEQEWENLTEVIEWCIEHNRYEEVCQLWRLLKCYTYSQGYRQSRLTCWDSPLNWLNWLIPEAQTRQDWATTAEMLGDRAWKLTLMGQPQHLTAAGILFPQAWELRHYQTVQWQIELAIYTAAWHLQQDHFVLASQWLQQAQALLEQAQFGSSFTSRHSLLVRYYQGEISYKTNQYEAGETLFSQIAEQAQAIGWQRAVFLAKDFLADIAIQQGQLDKAQQLLIEGLQVAEAHSDFCSQAYTKRSLGQLERQRGHLSTAHRWVSEAKAEFERLGMLPEAKETQTLLQLVVSND; from the coding sequence ATGGAAGAGTTTGAGCCAGATAAATCTGGGGTCATCTTTGAGAAAGATGTTCTCAGTTTTATTGATGCCCTCATCTTCACTACGACAGGTAGACCTCTATCGACTGTCGAAATCCTTGTCTTGCAGGGTTCCTGGAACCATCAGAAATATCCTCAAATTGCTGCCCAACACGGTTACACCACGGATTATTTGAAGAATGATATTGGGCCTCAGCTTTGGAAGCAGTTATCGCAAGCGTTGAATGAAAAGGTCAGTAAAACGAATGTAAGAGCTGTTCTCTTACGGCGATTCTCTTCTAAAGACTTACCCGCAGATACCTTATCCAATCCTTCTATCTGGCAATCCGAACTCCCACCGGATACGGCTCAAGTTCCCACTGTACCCCCGTCGTTGAGCCATAATCTACCACCTCGACAGACCCAACTGATTGGTCGTCAAGCTGAACTGATGCAGTTATTAAAATGGCTCTCCTTTGACTATCCCATTCCCCATATGGGCATTGTGGGTACGGGGGGTGTGGGCAAAACAACACTCCTGGTAGAAGCTGCATATCACTGTTTGCAAACCCGTCCTGGGAAACCTTTTGGTGCATGGGGGGCGATCGCTTCTCCATTCGAGACGATCGTTTTTACATCGGCTCAAGTTCAACGGTTCACAACCAGCGGAATTTTGCCTCGATTGCGCTGCGAACGAACTCTACGAGACATTCTCCGGACTCTGGCTCGAACGTTGCACTGTCCCGAAGTTCCTTCCACCAGCTTTGCAGAAGCCTATGACCAAATCCTGCAATTTCTGGAGAATCGGCGCACCCTCCTGCTGATCGACAATCTAGACACCCTGGAAGAGCAGCAAGAGGTGTTCAGCTTTATTCAGGAATTGCCCGGAACTGTAAAAGTATTGATCTCTAGCCGCCACGTCGTTCCTTTTCCCCAAATCTCTCTGGAGGGGTTACCCCAGACCGAAGCATTGCAACTGATTCAATATCAAGCTCACGAGAAGGGGGCTCAAGTTGATCTGCGAGAAGCTCACAAACTTTACCAGATAACGGGTGGAGTCCCAGCTGCAATTGGCTACGCCGTTAGTCAACGCGCAATGGGTTACAGCTTAGAAGAAGCGATACCTCATTTTCAACAATCCACCAGTGATTTCGTTCAGTTTTATCTAAGTGGTACTATTCATTCATTGCAAGGAAAAGCCGCCGGTTCCTTGCTTAAGGCATTGGCATTGTTTGTGAAACCTGCTGTGCGGGAAGCCGTTCGTTTTGTGGCTGGCATTCAGGGTGCGATCGCTGCAATGGATGGTCTGGCTCAACTGCAAAAGCTGTCGCTGATTCAGCAAGAGCAAGGACGATTGACAATGCTTCCGTTAACTCGCGGCTATGTCTTTCATGAATTAGCAACTGATTTTATGTTTGAACAAGTAGCCCGATCGCGATGGATTGAGTGGTATGTGAACTATGCTCAGACGCATGGGGGCAAAGATTGGCGCGAGTGGCAGGATTATCAAGCTCTTGAACAGGAATGGGAAAACCTGACAGAAGTGATTGAATGGTGTATCGAGCACAACCGCTATGAAGAGGTCTGTCAGTTGTGGCGATTGCTCAAATGCTACACCTACTCTCAGGGCTATCGCCAGTCTCGCCTCACCTGTTGGGATAGTCCGTTAAATTGGTTGAACTGGTTGATTCCAGAAGCGCAAACCCGTCAGGATTGGGCAACCACTGCGGAAATGCTGGGCGATCGCGCCTGGAAGCTGACTCTAATGGGGCAACCCCAACATTTGACGGCAGCGGGAATTTTGTTTCCTCAGGCGTGGGAACTGCGCCACTATCAAACCGTTCAGTGGCAAATTGAGTTAGCGATTTATACAGCAGCATGGCATCTGCAACAAGACCATTTTGTGCTAGCAAGCCAATGGTTACAACAGGCTCAAGCTTTATTAGAACAAGCGCAATTTGGTTCCTCTTTCACCTCCCGGCACTCGCTGTTGGTTCGATACTATCAAGGCGAAATTAGCTACAAAACCAACCAGTATGAGGCAGGAGAAACCCTCTTTTCGCAGATCGCTGAGCAAGCACAGGCGATCGGTTGGCAACGGGCTGTGTTTTTAGCCAAAGACTTTTTAGCCGATATTGCCATTCAACAGGGACAACTGGATAAAGCTCAACAACTTTTGATCGAAGGCTTGCAGGTGGCTGAAGCGCACAGTGACTTCTGTAGTCAGGCGTATACAAAGCGATCGCTGGGTCAACTGGAACGCCAACGGGGGCATCTCTCCACGGCTCATCGTTGGGTGAGCGAAGCCAAGGCAGAATTTGAACGGTTGGGGATGCTTCCAGAAGCAAAAGAAACTCAAACTCTCTTGCAGCTTGTCGTGTCAAATGATTAA
- a CDS encoding PPC domain-containing protein: MKLKTLISVAAFSTVAVAAGAASVLLSSKPACAQTFEECFQNLVRSGVSPDVAATTCNAQVNSPTACVDRLRFVTARASGGQTQGGTWRFAETYGPTDGSAMRAAGCRQAGFLGVDGWRCPNQEMRFEVMTAQQAQAACSGATANNMGNSSTQPNTPFNRPNSNTGNTINQPPRPTTTAAVSAIVNTSGTVPQNGHGVQTFAGHAGQNIRILVSGIRGFDPHTFLIGPDGTLLIDNDDRIPGSDTNSEISGTLPQNGTYQIFVEGYNGAAGTYTILVESR; the protein is encoded by the coding sequence ATGAAGCTTAAAACTTTGATATCAGTTGCAGCATTTTCGACCGTGGCTGTAGCCGCTGGAGCAGCAAGTGTCCTGTTATCTAGCAAACCCGCTTGTGCTCAGACCTTTGAAGAATGCTTTCAAAACTTAGTGCGATCGGGAGTTAGCCCTGATGTCGCCGCCACCACCTGTAACGCCCAAGTAAATAGCCCTACGGCTTGTGTAGATCGTCTCAGATTTGTCACAGCCCGTGCGAGTGGGGGTCAAACGCAGGGCGGAACCTGGCGTTTTGCTGAAACCTATGGCCCCACGGATGGGAGCGCAATGAGAGCAGCAGGATGCAGACAAGCTGGATTTTTGGGTGTTGATGGATGGCGCTGCCCTAACCAGGAAATGCGATTTGAAGTGATGACAGCCCAACAAGCTCAGGCGGCTTGTTCCGGTGCAACCGCTAACAACATGGGGAATTCTTCGACTCAACCCAACACTCCTTTTAATCGCCCTAATTCAAACACAGGCAACACCATTAACCAACCCCCTCGCCCAACGACAACAGCAGCTGTCTCTGCGATTGTGAACACCTCTGGGACAGTTCCTCAAAATGGCCACGGTGTGCAAACCTTTGCAGGACACGCAGGTCAAAACATTCGGATTTTAGTATCAGGAATACGTGGCTTTGACCCGCATACCTTTTTGATTGGTCCCGACGGCACACTGTTGATAGACAACGACGATCGCATTCCGGGCAGCGACACGAACTCAGAAATCTCTGGCACCTTGCCTCAAAATGGAACTTACCAGATCTTCGTAGAAGGCTATAACGGGGCAGCAGGAACTTACACCATTTTGGTTGAATCCCGTTAA
- a CDS encoding response regulator has product MIRLLLVDDQNLICQGLKAMLSLEPDLEIIGVANNGKVALEQVEALQPDVVLMDMKMPVMDGREATRLIRQSFPNISVLVLTTFDDDQYIADAMRSGAKGYLLKDMPSEELAQAIRLVHRGYTQLAPGLMEKLIAGTPVPSPAPSIPSPEVSHLTRREQEVLQLIGQGLTNRDIATQLYISEGTVKTHVNHLLNRLDLRNRSQLAIYAHSQFSTMPNS; this is encoded by the coding sequence ATGATTCGTCTGCTGTTGGTTGATGATCAGAATTTGATTTGCCAGGGACTCAAGGCGATGTTGAGCCTGGAACCGGACTTAGAAATCATTGGCGTTGCCAACAATGGAAAAGTGGCTCTAGAGCAGGTTGAAGCTCTCCAACCAGATGTGGTGTTAATGGATATGAAAATGCCTGTTATGGATGGCAGAGAAGCCACTCGCCTCATCCGTCAATCCTTCCCCAACATTAGTGTTCTGGTATTAACCACCTTTGATGACGACCAATATATTGCCGATGCGATGCGATCGGGGGCAAAGGGTTATTTACTCAAAGACATGCCCTCAGAAGAGTTAGCCCAAGCCATTCGTTTAGTTCACCGGGGCTATACTCAATTGGCTCCTGGGCTGATGGAGAAATTAATTGCAGGAACTCCAGTCCCCAGTCCTGCCCCCTCTATCCCCTCCCCAGAGGTTTCTCACCTGACCCGCCGGGAACAAGAAGTATTACAACTGATCGGGCAGGGGTTAACCAACCGTGATATCGCTACCCAGCTTTACATCTCTGAGGGAACTGTTAAAACCCATGTAAACCATTTGCTCAATCGTCTGGATCTGCGGAATCGTTCTCAACTGGCGATCTACGCGCATTCCCAATTTTCAACCATGCCTAACTCCTGA
- a CDS encoding sensor histidine kinase translates to MLLPKLHSSPFQFLLYTEWVMLASCMGMAVFEAWEKQTIPVQHIVILVLLGIMGVMLPTGRPAIKYVYTAIEMSLIFFGTVLGYLHILPTLYVIVMIRSCFLFQPIGRWIVAGVSFVLFSVHQIQYVKTFLPLGLPNAHLQRIWMHQIAEYLMFGLVIFLVSQLVNTLLAERKAQQQLSLAHEQLQQYALQIEDLAAVQERNRIAREIHDALGHALTNLNIQLQTVAKLWQHDQNQARVFLDHAQQLGKLAIQEVRQSVRALRADAHEEPALDSAIASLMEDFRQSTGISVANSIQIEAMLPPQVVKTLYRIVQEALTNICKYAQATQVRLELRATPDGVHLTIEDNGHGFCLESHSPGFGLQGMRERVAALNGEFWLKAAPGSGCHITVSLPLKNGFATQMPNDCFETPEIA, encoded by the coding sequence ATGCTGCTGCCCAAACTTCATTCTAGTCCCTTTCAGTTTCTGCTCTATACAGAATGGGTCATGCTGGCAAGCTGTATGGGAATGGCTGTGTTTGAGGCATGGGAGAAACAAACTATTCCAGTGCAGCACATTGTGATCCTGGTTTTATTGGGGATCATGGGGGTGATGCTGCCGACGGGTCGTCCTGCTATTAAGTATGTATATACAGCCATTGAGATGAGTCTGATATTCTTTGGAACTGTTTTGGGATATCTGCACATTCTGCCAACGTTGTATGTGATTGTGATGATTCGCAGTTGCTTTTTATTTCAGCCAATTGGGCGTTGGATTGTTGCAGGCGTGTCATTCGTTTTGTTCTCAGTTCATCAGATACAATACGTCAAAACATTTCTCCCTTTGGGGCTACCAAACGCTCATCTACAGCGCATTTGGATGCATCAGATTGCTGAATACCTGATGTTTGGATTAGTAATTTTTCTGGTATCGCAATTAGTAAACACACTGTTAGCCGAACGTAAAGCTCAACAACAACTCTCACTGGCTCACGAGCAATTACAACAGTACGCCCTACAAATTGAAGATTTGGCTGCTGTTCAAGAGCGAAATCGAATTGCCCGTGAAATTCATGATGCCTTAGGTCATGCATTGACCAACTTAAATATCCAACTGCAAACAGTGGCAAAACTTTGGCAGCACGATCAAAACCAGGCAAGAGTGTTTCTAGATCATGCTCAGCAGCTAGGCAAGCTAGCGATTCAGGAAGTGCGCCAATCGGTTAGAGCATTAAGGGCAGATGCTCATGAAGAACCTGCTTTAGACAGTGCGATCGCCTCACTCATGGAGGATTTTCGACAAAGTACAGGAATATCCGTCGCTAATAGCATTCAGATCGAAGCGATGTTACCTCCACAAGTGGTCAAAACACTTTACCGAATTGTGCAAGAAGCGTTAACAAACATCTGCAAATACGCTCAGGCGACCCAAGTTCGATTGGAGTTACGAGCCACGCCAGATGGTGTGCATCTCACCATTGAGGATAACGGTCACGGATTCTGTCTTGAGAGCCATTCACCTGGATTTGGGTTGCAAGGAATGCGAGAGCGGGTTGCAGCACTCAATGGTGAGTTTTGGTTAAAGGCTGCACCCGGTTCAGGGTGTCACATCACCGTCAGCTTACCCCTCAAGAATGGATTTGCAACTCAGATGCCAAATGATTGCTTTGAAACACCAGAAATTGCGTAA
- the katG gene encoding catalase/peroxidase HPI produces MSSGSGCPFTGGQKSQPRHVPSNREWWPNYLNLNILHQHTPQANPMGEDFNYAEEFKTLDLAALRADIYELMTTSQDWWPADYGHYGPLFIRMAWHSAGTYRIGDGRGGAGSGSQRFEPLNSWPDNANLDKARMLLWPIKQKYGKKISWADLMIFAGNCALESMGFKTLGFAGGRVDVWQPEEDIYWGSEKAWLGNERYEGDRVLLNPLAAVQMGLIYVNPEGPDGEPDPIGSGRDIRETFGRMAMNDAETVALTAGGHTFGKCHGAGEATHVGPEPGGATIIDQGLGWKNAYNTGVGVDAITSGIEGAWTPTPTQWDNSYLETLFKYDWELTKSPAGAWQWKPKGDAGAGTVPDAHDPSKRHAPMMTTADMAMKIDPIYNPIARHYLEHPDEFAEAFAKAWFKLTHRDMGPRARYLGPEVPQEEFLWQDPIPAVDHELIDEQDIAALKAKILASGLSVSQLVSTAWASASTFRCSDMRGGANGARIRLAPQKDWEVNQPQQLATVLQTLEGIQQEFNNSQSGGKRVSIADLIVLGGCAAIEQAAKNAGHEVTVPFKPGRTDALQEKTDVESFAVLEPTADGFRNYTSGRHSESLEELLVDRAQLLSLSAPQMTALLGGLRVLGANFGGSKHGVFTHRPETLTNDFFVNLLDLGTTWKATSEEEYEFEGSDRKTGQPKWTATRVDLIFGSNSQLRALAEVYGSVDSQQKFVNDFVAVWDKVMNLDRYDLRAVLATSSARGF; encoded by the coding sequence ATGAGCAGCGGAAGTGGATGCCCATTTACGGGTGGTCAGAAATCTCAGCCTCGTCATGTGCCATCCAACCGAGAGTGGTGGCCGAATTATTTGAATCTGAACATCCTCCACCAGCATACGCCCCAGGCTAATCCTATGGGGGAGGATTTTAACTACGCTGAGGAGTTCAAGACGCTCGACTTAGCTGCCCTGAGAGCAGATATCTATGAGCTAATGACCACCTCTCAGGACTGGTGGCCAGCCGATTACGGTCACTATGGTCCGCTCTTCATTCGGATGGCATGGCACAGCGCAGGCACCTATCGCATTGGCGATGGTCGCGGTGGTGCGGGTTCGGGGAGCCAGCGATTTGAACCGCTCAACAGTTGGCCCGACAATGCCAACCTCGATAAGGCACGCATGTTGCTGTGGCCCATTAAGCAGAAGTACGGCAAGAAAATTTCGTGGGCTGACCTGATGATCTTTGCAGGTAACTGCGCTTTGGAATCGATGGGTTTCAAGACATTGGGCTTTGCTGGCGGGCGCGTGGATGTTTGGCAACCCGAAGAAGATATTTATTGGGGATCTGAGAAAGCCTGGTTGGGGAATGAGCGTTATGAGGGCGATCGCGTCCTCTTAAACCCTCTCGCTGCCGTTCAGATGGGTCTGATCTACGTAAACCCAGAAGGACCAGACGGTGAGCCTGATCCAATCGGCTCAGGGCGCGATATTCGTGAAACGTTTGGTCGGATGGCGATGAACGATGCCGAAACGGTCGCGCTCACGGCGGGTGGGCATACCTTTGGCAAGTGTCACGGTGCGGGTGAGGCGACACACGTAGGTCCTGAGCCGGGGGGTGCCACCATCATCGATCAGGGTCTTGGCTGGAAGAACGCCTACAACACAGGAGTTGGCGTCGATGCGATTACCAGCGGCATCGAAGGCGCATGGACTCCCACGCCAACCCAGTGGGATAACAGCTATCTCGAAACCCTGTTCAAATATGACTGGGAACTAACGAAGAGCCCTGCTGGCGCGTGGCAATGGAAGCCCAAGGGTGACGCAGGCGCGGGTACGGTGCCCGATGCCCACGATCCATCAAAACGGCACGCTCCAATGATGACCACAGCAGACATGGCGATGAAGATAGATCCCATCTATAACCCGATCGCGCGGCATTACCTTGAGCACCCCGATGAATTTGCTGAAGCGTTTGCCAAGGCGTGGTTTAAGCTGACCCATCGTGACATGGGACCTCGCGCACGTTATCTCGGTCCAGAGGTTCCCCAGGAAGAGTTCCTATGGCAAGACCCCATCCCCGCTGTCGATCATGAGTTGATTGATGAGCAGGACATTGCCGCCCTCAAAGCTAAGATTCTTGCGTCGGGGCTGTCTGTGTCCCAACTGGTTTCAACCGCCTGGGCATCGGCATCCACATTCCGCTGCTCCGATATGCGGGGTGGTGCGAACGGGGCACGTATTCGTCTTGCGCCGCAAAAGGATTGGGAAGTTAACCAGCCACAGCAGTTGGCAACGGTGCTGCAAACCCTGGAGGGAATTCAACAGGAGTTCAATAATTCGCAGTCGGGCGGAAAGCGGGTTTCGATCGCCGACCTGATTGTTCTGGGTGGCTGTGCAGCCATCGAGCAAGCCGCGAAGAATGCCGGTCACGAGGTGACGGTTCCCTTCAAGCCGGGACGCACCGATGCGTTGCAGGAGAAAACCGATGTCGAGTCCTTTGCAGTGCTGGAGCCAACGGCAGACGGGTTCCGCAACTACACCAGCGGCAGACACAGCGAATCGCTCGAAGAACTGCTGGTGGATCGGGCGCAGCTACTGTCCCTCTCCGCCCCTCAAATGACGGCTCTCCTGGGTGGCTTGCGCGTCCTGGGGGCAAACTTTGGAGGGTCTAAGCACGGCGTCTTCACCCACCGCCCAGAGACGTTGACCAATGACTTCTTCGTGAACCTGCTCGACCTGGGCACGACGTGGAAGGCAACTTCTGAAGAGGAATATGAGTTTGAGGGAAGCGATCGCAAAACGGGTCAACCCAAGTGGACTGCCACCCGTGTTGACCTCATCTTCGGCTCAAACTCCCAGCTTCGTGCCCTGGCGGAAGTCTACGGCAGTGTGGACTCACAGCAGAAGTTTGTGAATGACTTTGTGGCGGTATGGGACAAGGTGATGAATCTTGACCGCTATGACCTTCGCGCCGTTTTGGCAACAAGTTCTGCGAGAGGTTTCTAA
- a CDS encoding ABC transporter ATP-binding protein, whose protein sequence is MAASSWWSGLFRSAQSATAIASSSPSGQGGRVELTDLCKEFQEGDVKRMVLNRVSLQFEPGEFVVLLGNSGSGKSTLLNLISGIDQPSSGTIRINDLDITDLDEKSRTLFRRDRVGFVFQFFNLIPTLTVLENVTLPQELAGKSPAAARQSALALLNQVGLGDRLDTYPDKLSGGQQQRVAIARALAHDPQVILADEPTGNLDEETGDRVLELLLNLTRNTHKTLIMATHNPDIARHADRVLRVQDGNLIPVIVHPDLAEEVVA, encoded by the coding sequence ATGGCAGCAAGTTCGTGGTGGTCTGGTCTATTCAGATCCGCTCAATCTGCAACAGCGATCGCATCCTCATCCCCTTCTGGGCAGGGTGGCAGAGTTGAGCTAACGGATCTTTGCAAAGAGTTTCAGGAAGGCGATGTGAAGCGCATGGTGCTCAATCGCGTTAGTTTGCAGTTTGAACCGGGGGAATTTGTCGTGCTGTTGGGGAACAGTGGCAGTGGAAAGAGTACACTGCTCAACCTGATTAGCGGTATTGATCAGCCGTCTTCTGGCACGATTCGGATCAATGACCTTGATATTACCGATTTAGATGAAAAGTCCCGCACGCTGTTTCGCCGCGATCGCGTCGGGTTTGTCTTTCAGTTCTTCAACCTGATTCCCACCCTCACCGTCCTGGAAAACGTGACGTTGCCGCAGGAGTTAGCCGGAAAGTCTCCTGCTGCTGCCCGTCAATCGGCTCTGGCATTGCTCAATCAGGTGGGGTTGGGCGATCGCCTCGATACCTACCCCGATAAGCTGTCGGGCGGACAGCAGCAGCGAGTGGCGATCGCGCGTGCCTTAGCCCATGATCCCCAAGTGATTCTGGCGGATGAGCCGACGGGCAACCTGGATGAAGAAACGGGCGATCGGGTGCTGGAACTGCTTTTGAACCTGACGCGCAACACCCACAAAACGCTGATTATGGCAACTCATAATCCTGATATTGCCCGTCATGCCGATCGCGTTTTGCGCGTTCAGGATGGCAACTTAATTCCTGTCATTGTACATCCCGACCTGGCAGAGGAAGTGGTGGCATGA
- a CDS encoding alpha/beta fold hydrolase gives MSHIADAVWLNVSPALKGFDRPLLKNLAQSTAIAQWEYSQNLDEPTSLDTALVLLHDYLKHRDRPIHLLGHSTGGLLGLLYARQHPERVRSLTLLSVGVNPAIDWQSHYYAQRRLLPCDQKTLLRQMVYALVGCSPKDTTQTLMKLLEQDLYQSLSPHSLVRSMSLLPISVEIPLLVCGSVNDTVIDPNQLRGWQQYLHHSVSRLWVCPGGRYFFHYFYSEKVSEQIVQFWNSIQVSQQISENQLLMCNMSEPYSRH, from the coding sequence ATGTCTCATATTGCCGATGCCGTCTGGTTAAACGTGAGTCCTGCTTTAAAGGGCTTCGATCGCCCCCTCCTCAAAAACCTCGCTCAATCCACCGCGATCGCCCAATGGGAATATTCTCAAAACCTTGATGAACCGACTTCTTTAGACACGGCATTGGTGTTACTGCATGATTACTTAAAACATCGCGATCGCCCAATTCACTTACTGGGACACAGCACAGGTGGGTTGCTAGGGTTGCTCTATGCACGTCAACATCCCGAACGAGTGCGATCGCTCACCTTACTCTCGGTCGGAGTCAATCCTGCAATCGATTGGCAGTCACACTACTATGCTCAACGTCGATTACTACCCTGTGATCAAAAAACACTTTTACGACAGATGGTATATGCCTTAGTGGGATGCTCACCAAAAGATACTACACAGACATTGATGAAACTTTTAGAGCAAGATTTGTATCAGTCCCTTTCACCCCACAGTCTGGTGCGATCGATGAGTTTATTACCAATATCCGTTGAGATTCCACTGCTAGTCTGCGGTAGCGTGAACGATACTGTCATTGATCCCAATCAGCTTCGGGGGTGGCAACAATATCTACATCATTCAGTATCTCGTCTTTGGGTTTGCCCAGGTGGGCGTTATTTCTTTCACTACTTCTATTCAGAAAAGGTGAGTGAACAGATTGTTCAGTTCTGGAACAGTATTCAAGTATCACAGCAGATATCTGAAAATCAACTTCTGATGTGCAACATGAGCGAACCTTATTCTCGGCACTAG